One part of the Solanum dulcamara chromosome 8, daSolDulc1.2, whole genome shotgun sequence genome encodes these proteins:
- the LOC129900830 gene encoding beta-carotene hydroxylase 2, chloroplastic encodes MAAARISFSSTSRTIYFRHIPFLGPKPTSTTPPVSPNLGAILRYRRKPSFTVCFVLEDEKLKPQFEDESEDIEKKIEEQISATRLAEKLARKKSERFTYLVAAVMSSFGITSLAAMAVYYRFSWQMEGGEVPLSEMLGTFALSVGAAVGMEFWARWAHKALWHASLWHMHESHHKPREGPFELNDVFAITNAVPAIALLNYGFFHKGLIPGLCFGAGLGITVFGMAYMFVHDGLVHKRFPVGPVANVPYLRKVAAAHSLHHSEKFNGVPYGLFLGPKELEEVGGMEELEKEVNRRIRHSKGS; translated from the exons ATGGCCGCCGCCAGAATTTCCTTCTCTTCCACCTCACGAACAATTTATTTCCGCCATATCCCCTTTCTTGGCCCAAAACCCACATCAACAACCCCACCCGTTTCTCCTAATCTCGGCGCAATTCTGAGGTATAGAAGAAAACCCAGTTTCACTGTTTGCTTTGTTCTCGAGGATGAGAAGTTGAAACCTCAATTTGAGGATGAGTCCGAGGATATTGAAAAGAAGATCGAGGAACAGATCTCAGCTACACGCTTGGCGGAGAAACTGGCCAGGAAGAAATCGGAGAGGTTTACTTATCTTGTAGCTGCTGTTATGTCTAGTTTTGGGATTACTTCCTTGGCTGCTATGGCCGTTTATTACAGATTTTCGTGGCAAATGGAG GGTGGAGAAGTTCCTTTATCCGAAATGTTGGGTACATTTGCTCTCTCTGTTGGTGCTGCT GTAGGAATGGAGTTTTGGGCAAGGTGGGCACATAAAGCGCTCTGGCACGCTTCTCTATGGCACATGCACGAG TCACACCACAAACCAAGAGAAGGACCTTTCGAGCTGAACGACGTTTTCGCCATAACAAACGCTGTTCCAGCAATAGCCCTCCTCAACTATGGTTTCTTCCATAAAGGACTCATTCCCGGCCTCTGCTTCGGCGCT GGGCTAGGGATCACAGTATTTGGGATGGCATACATGTTTGTTCACGATGGTTTGGTTCACAAGAGATTCCCGGTTGGACCTGTAGCCAATGTACCTTATCTTAGGAAGGTGGCTGCAGCTCATTCG CTTCATCACTCGGAGAAGTTCAATGGTGTCCCATATGGCTTGTTCTTAGGACCTAAG GAACTGGAAGAAGTAGGGGGGATGGAAGAGCTGGAAAAGGAAGTTAATCGAAGGATAAGACATTCAAAAGGATCATGA